CAGATTTCCgtgtatttcaattaataatggCTACAAATCTGACGCCCAACGAGGTGGCCCTGAACCACGATCCATCCTCCTCACCGACGAACCTCCAGATGTCCACCTCCCAGCTTTCCGAAATCCTGGAATCCATCCAACGGACACGCCCGGTAGAGGAAGGAAGCTTCGCGAAATGTTCAGCGCGCTTTGATGGAATCCAAAGCTACGCAAAGGTCGTTGAATTTATAACAACGACCTCCATCTACAAAGACATCGAACATATCTCCGACGAAAACGCTCTCCGTGGACTACCCCTGCTCTTGCAAGGACACGCAGCCACATGGTGGAGAGGTGTCCAAACCACAGTACGGACCTGGAAGGAAGCTGTGGATCTGATACGCGCTACCTTCGCGCCCCGAAGACCCGCGTATCAGGTATACACCGAGGTATTTCGCACCACCCAAGATCCAAAGGTGCCCACCGACCTCTTCATCAGCAAGAAGAGAGCCCTTCTCGCGGAATTACCAGAGCTGCCCACGGAAAGCATTCAAATAGATATGCTGTACGGCCTTCTGCGCTTTTACCTACGCGAACGGATTTCGAGGGAATCCATCACGTCTTTCACCGACCTCGTGAACCGCGCAAGGGAAATTGAGAAGCTGGAAAAAGAGGCCCAGCAGCAAAATCCAGAGGAACGACCCGTGAAGAAAGACCAGCGATGGAAGGAACGGGCACGGTGCGGAATTTGCCGGAAATTCGGGCATAGTACACTCGAATGTAGGCACCGTAAGTTCCAAGCCCCCGCGAAATCCACGGGAAGCACCACACCCAAGACTAACGACGAGACTCCACGACCACCTTTGAAATGCTATGGCTGCGGCAAACCAGGCTTCGTAAGAAGTAAATGCCCGGATTGTAATAAAAAGGCAACGTCAACAACACAGGCGGCTTTCTGCTCAGTAAACACCCCGGACCAGCCGAGGACACGACCGACGGTAGCGGTAACCATCGCAGGAGAAAAGGGTCATGCCTATTTTGACACCGGAGCCAAGTGCTGCGTGGCGAGTCAGAGTCTCTTCGCAGTACTCAGGAAGAAAGGACTGACGTTTGTACTTAAAAACATGCAAGTTGCTCTGGCCGATGGAAATCCACGTATCCGGGAAGTCCTGGTTACGAAAGTAGACGTGGAATTGGAAGGACGAACGATTCCAACCCAGTTCATCATCCTACCCAACAGTAAGGACAATCGTACACTCTTGGGAGTAGATTTCATGGAAGATGCTGGGATCATTATCAATACTCCGCAACGAAGCTGGCATTTCATCGAAGACCCGAAACAGGAATACGATTATCAAGGGGAAAGTAACGAGACAGGAGGAGACTCGACCTCGGGCATCACGTGCTTCTTGGCAAAAACGCCAAACGGGCTGCAAACATATCTGGAGGAAGTCTCGCAAGAATTTCCACCGCCACCAGCCCTATTAAGCCCTATAGGAAGCCCGCGTAAACGCACGAAGAAAGAGGCGAAACCCGAATGGTCGGGAATTGATAAACTATTCGAGAAATGCCTACGCACCTACGAATCCGGACGGACGGACATCGCGGCAGTCGACTTGGAAGAAATACGGGAAGACGAGGCAGTAAGTATAACCCCGAAAGAAATTGAGAAACTACAAAATCTGTTAAAGGTTAACAAGGAGCTCTTTCAAGCAGAGGGGCCTCCGACGGCCGAGGCAATCCACAGAATAAACATAGAAAACCATGCTCCCATAGCAGTACCACCGTATCGCCTGCCACCCGCAAAAAGGGAGCTGCTGCAGAAGGAGCTGAAGAAAATGTTGGAATGTGATGTCATCGAGGAATGCGAGTCACCCTGGGCTGCACCTGTGGTCCTGGTGCCGAAGAAGAATGGCAGCATTCGGGTTTGCGTCGACTATCGACGCTTAAATGCAATCACGGTCAGCGATTCGTACCCACTGCCAAGGATCGACGATTTACTGCATGCAGCCAAGAAAACCAACTACATGTCCACCCTGGATCTGCAGTCAGGATATTGGCAAATCGGAGTATGGCCTGAAGATCGAGATAAGACGGCATTTACTACCCCCTTTGGGATCTACCGGTTCAAACGCATGCCGTTTGGACTGAAGAATGCTCCAGCCACCTTTCAGCGGCTAATGGACCGTCTAAAGTCGGGCCTGGGGTCCCGAAACGTACTAGTCTATCTGGACGACCTTTTGATCCTGTCATCAACATTCGACGAACACCTAGAAGACCTGGAGGCTGTATTCGCTAGACTCCGGAAATTCGGACTGCGAATGAATCGAGAGAAATGTCGATTCTGTTGTCAAAATATCAGGTATCTGGGTCACGTTCTCACACCTCAAGGAATTCAACCGGATCCCGACAAGACGAAAGCAATACAGAATATGAGAGCACCGGTAAACcttaaacaattaatatctTTTCTGCAGACTTGTTCCTGGTATCGCCGGTTTGTACCAAACTTCGCCAGCGTCGCGGAACCACTCACCCGGCTGACACGAAAGAAAACCACCTGGGAATGGGCCTCgcagcaacagcaagctttcgaGAACCTAAAGAAGGCCCTCACCAGCACACCCATCCTGCAGACTGCGGACGAAACCAGACCCTATACCGTTCGAACTGATGCCAGCAACTACGCTATCGGAGCAGTTCTTCTCCAGGGGGAGAAGGAGACCGAGCACCCAGTGGAGTACGCCAGCAGACTACTGTCGCCAGCCGAGAAGAACTATTCCACTACGGAACGAGAGGCTCTCGCTGTGGTTTGGGCAGTGGACAAATTCCGAGGCTACATCGAGGGTGCGGACGTCACAATCGCATCGGACCATCAGCCCTTAAAATGGTTGATGACATTAAAATCACCAAGCGGACGGTTGGCACGTTGGGCATTACTACTGCAGCCCTATTGTCCCAAAATTCAATACATCCCTGGGCGATCCAATGTGGTTGCAGACATGCTCTCTAGACTTCCAACAGAACCATGGGACGAACAGGGAAGGACGGATATTGGCGGCGTTGCGGTGGATATGCCGAACCGCGGCCCCGCTGTAACAAAGCAACAACAACTCGAGGACGACGACTTGAAGAAGATCATCGAGACGCTGGAAACCACGACGGATGACGACGAGATAAGAAGATGGACAGCACGAGGCTATTTCCTGGACGATGGGGTGCTCTATCGATATGCCCCTAATGTGGACTCCGAAGAGGCACAACTGGTCGTACCGACACACGAGAGGAAGGACATTCTCAAATCATACCACGATGACCCCACGGCTGGACATTATGGAGTACAACACACCCTCCACCGGATAATGAAACGGTACTTCTGGCCAGGGATGGCTCGAGAAATTGCGGAGTACGTCCGTTCCTGTATCGAATGTCAACGTTACAAGTCCAGCAACCTCAAGCCAGCCGGCTTGCTTCAAACACCTGTGATGCAGCGACGTTTTGAAGTATTGGCGGTAGACCTTTTTGGCCCTTTACCTACCACGAAGAAGAACAACCGCTGGATATTGATAATCGAGGACACCGCTTCCCGGTGGGTAGAAATATTCCCATTACAGCAGGCAACCGCAACGGCGTGTGCAGAGGTCCTAATAAATGAGGTATTACTAAGATTCGGGTTACCCCGCCGAATCATCAGCGACAACGGCACACAGTTCATAAGCGGAATAATGCAGCAAGTTGCTCATTGCTTAGGTATCCAGCAATCTTTTACCCCTGTTTATCATCCAGAGGCGAATCCAGTGGAGAGGAAGAACCGAGACCTGAAGGCGCAGCTTGGGATCTATGTCCGGAACGTCCACACAACCTGGGACGACCGACTTCCTGCCATCCGATTCGCCATGAATTCGGCGAAATGCGAGACGACGGGGTACACGGCTGCTTATCTGACGTTTGGACGAGAACTGCGGATACCAGATGACACCAACCGTGACCTGAAGGCAATCATCGAAGGAGAAAACTTTCTACCTGAGGTCACCCCGAAACTGCTCGCCTTGGCCGACACCCTGCGAGTGGCGCAACAAACGCAGGAAGAATGCCAGGACCGCAGGAAACGGTATGCAGATAAACGACGGCGTGAGGGACCAGAATACGAGATCGGCGACCTAGTCTGGGTTGCCACCCACACACTAAGCAGACGAGACCAGAACTACTCATCCAAGCTGGCCCCGAGACGAGATGGGCCATACGTCGTGAAACGGCGCATTGGTGCAAGCAGTTACGAGCTGACAACCAGGGAAGCCGAGCCTGTGGCAATTGGAGTCTACCACGTTTCAGCACTCAGCCCCTACACTGGAGAGCGAGGGCTGATACCAACACCAGTGGTGCCCATCCGAAGACGTGGGCGTCCCCGGAAAAGAAGGAGGGAAGAAGAAGCCGGCCCCAGCTCCAGAGAGGACTTCGCCGAGTAGAATCCTGGACTACTCATCGGGACGATTTCGTGTCCAGAGGGGGAGAATGTAACaccagtaaaaaaaaaaaaaaaaaagaagcttcGCGAAAGCGACGCAGTCTGGAAACGTCCAGACAATTTCGGAAAGTCGATGATAGAGCATCGCGGGGGGCAGGGACGCGAGGCGTGAGCAAAGCCGCGAGGCGCGAGCGGAGACGCGGAACGCGAGCGCGGAAAACGCCAAATTCATTCCTGACGACGAGATCGTTGATTTCGGCGACCGCGGATAGCAACGAGCGGATATAAATTAAGGGCTCGCGACTGCCTCCGTCTATTTCGCCTGCTGTTAATCAGAGAGAAAGGACGAGGTAAGACCATCGGCCGCTCTTGGTCAGCAGGTTAGGGACTCCGGCAGGAGAGTACGGCGACAATACCTGGACGCCTGCcggagaagagagaaagagagaaagatcCCGGTAGGAGAGTTCGGCGACAATACCTGGACGCCTACCGGAAGAAGGGAGAGTACGGGAGCCCTGTTCCTGGACGCTCGACCGACACGGAGAGTACGGCGATAATACCCGGACGCCTGTCGGTCGAGAGAGTACAGAGCACCTCCTGGACGCCCTAGTAGAATTGGTTTTTTCCTAAAACGCCCGTTCGATATGGACAGTTCGGCGATAATACCTGCACGCCTATCGAACGGGAAGAGTATAAACATGTCTGAATGTTTTTTttgtacaaataaaataaagaaaatgtatcCTACACCTTGTAACCTCTCCTAATCCAAATAAATCCTGTCTTTCAACAGATTTCCGTGTATTTCAATTAACAATGGCTACAgtaataaatttgttttaccgctgctatttttctttacgattcagtgttatttaattttacttaaaataaatttaaatttttgaacCAAGTATATCAACCAATGGGGCCCTCTAAGATTTAATAGTCCCTGAACGCTTTATATTATAATCATGTCCTGATCCagtataaaaatttgcatgctgcaaaatcattgaaattaattgtacTTGATTCAAAATTCAACTGCTATATAAACTGGTTGTCGGCTTTTAGAGTGTTGTTTGTAGAAACATTAGATAAATGAAGAACGCATAGTAATGCATACCCTGCCAGGAATACACACGTATAGGCAACATTTAATGTAATAGTACTGATAGTTTTTAGTGAATATCTCGTAAATTAAATAAGATCGAGCGggaattatttgtaaaaaagttgttcaaaatgttaatCCCTATAACATAcctaaaaatgataaaaatcgGTGAAGTAGACACACTTTTCAATGCCACTGAAAtgtattgcaaataaaattagataACATTTAATCGTACAGAAAAATccagaaagaaataataatggaGGACAAACATAAAAAAGATACAGATTTTAatagtttaataatttaaactaTTTAAAACAATAGGATTTCTTTTTGCAATAGGAAATGGATTAAAAATGTACAAGACTGCGTATTACaagttttgaaatatttagatCATCATCATAGAATGATGAAAATTCGTACAATTAGTATCGTGAAAAATCGTCAAATCATTGTCatgaaaaaatcattaaatcaTCGTTAACTAGAATTAACAAATCATCAAATcattattatgaaaaattattaaatcattCTCGTAAAAAAAGTCAATAAATCATCATGATGAAAGGTAATCATGAATTCAACTCATGTTATAAATCCACAGAAACTGCAAAATTAAGTGGACGGAATCAAAATGGCGAGCTACTTTGAAATTCTACTCTCTATCACAGTGATACTTATCGCATGCTACTATTATGCTGTATCAAACTTTGATTTTTGGAAGAAACGTGGCGTAGTTGGGCCAACGCCGATACCATTCTTTGGAAACACTAAGAATTTAATGTTTGCTAAGATGTCAATACGTCATTATATAAAAACCACGTACGatcaatataaaaatgaaccAATGATCGGGTTTTATTTAATGAAGGAACCAAGTCTTATATTGAATGATCCAGAGCTTATCAAACACGTTCTCATTAgagatttttcaaactttgcAGATCGAGGAGCTGTTGCTCATGAGAAGGTAtgtataaattgtaatttctaatgattgattcattattataatacTAAAGTACAGCaagtgatcaaattattagagctaCCTGCATAATTGattttacttttacttttCTACTATATTTCTGTATACATGCATAAGCTAAGTTCAATACCTTTACGTAATTTTAACGGACAATTATCTATTAACTACAAATTATCTCGTGTAAAGGTCTTGAtcttataatttttgtttttatacaAAACCATGTATTTTTGCACGTAGAATTGCTCCGCATTTTTGCCGAAACGAACTTTTTTTGTTAGATATTTTGTGATAACTTGTGCTACGTTGGGCCGACGATAGAAACTCGATAGAAAGTCTTCTAACGAGGTTCATTACGAACAGCTTATAAAACATAATCTTCTACGAGTCCTGAATTGCCCGACTTGGACATCAAATTCTGGAGCCAGAAAACCTGCTACGGTCATGGAGAGATTGTTCTACCCTTTGAATCAGTCGTCTATCGGGGCGACGACGATTCGAATTGCGCTCTTGATACAAAAGCGGAGCGGCACTCAATTTATCCTAGCATGCTCCGAGTTCGAGAATCATATCTGGATACTCACTATTCAAATAAGCTACCATATTTAGAAACTGTTAAATACTGAATAATCATACCGATGATAAGACAGCACAAATGGCGAACTGTCAACCGAGGTCATTACTATGTATGTTtctgtatacatatgtatgagATCCAAAACAAAAGTGTTCAGCGAAATGCACGAAGTCGACATGTACCTAGTGCACATGTACCGAGTAAATTTTCGACTCCGATTTTCTCGAAAACGAAAGCACGGAGGAAAAAATGTTATTCCCTCTTTTCCActcatttttatccgacttcaaaaaggaggaggatactcaattcgatgtgtatattttttttttacatgtagAATCACCTCATAATCGGTTGACCATGAGTCGCAGGACCCTGTATATACCCTCGTTATATTTCCACGTGAACAATTTGATATGGATTATAGCGCATACTAGTGCTATCCTTCCACCATCATAGTCTATGAAAACGATACATTTTTATCTGCAGTTCCCCCTTCAAATGAGAGCTTGAGGGTGGATGAATTTGCCACTCCTACAGCACCGTCGGTGACAATATAACAAGAGTTTATTGTACTCCTAAATTTACATTTACCCCTTTCatacaaaaaaatacaaaacacAAATTTGCAACTgcaaatgaatattttaaatagcgTTTCAACACACAAAAACacataattatttcaaattatccaGTCTAataaattcaagaaattaatttctaaaattaagtTTATTCTTTGTTTCAAATACTTTGTCATTAAGAGCTGTAGAAGTATTAAGTGTACCAGTATAAATTTAACATAATGgaatttttttcattgaatattTACAGACAGAGCCACTCTCACCACATCTCTTCAACTTAGAAGCAGAAAGATGGCGAGCATTGAGAAAAAGGCTCTCCCCCGTATTTACATCTGGGAAATTGAAGGAAATGTTCTATCTCATAATCGAATGTTCGCAAcatttggaaaaatatttggCGAAAGAGGTTGAAAAAGGAGAGCCACTAGAATGTCGAGAATTAACAGCAAGATTCACGACTGACGTGATTGGTAGTTGTGTTTTTGGAATTGAAATGAATGCACTAGCAGACGAGAGAAGCGAATTCCGTCAAATGGGTAGAGACTTCTTCGATACATAGTCTTTCGAAAACGTCTCTCGaaacaaaatgaaagaatTCTTCCCTAAGCTGTACGATTTTCTTGGTTATATAGTACCCGAAAGAAGATTATCTTCATTCTTCACCAAAGCTGTTACGGACATCATAAAATACAGACAAGAGAATGATATCGTTAGACCAGATTTCATCAACATGCTTATGGATCTTAAGGCGCATCCAGAGGAACTGAACACTATCGGtaagtatgaaataatataaaaattttgattattaattatatgaaa
The sequence above is drawn from the Osmia bicornis bicornis chromosome 14, iOsmBic2.1, whole genome shotgun sequence genome and encodes:
- the LOC114881459 gene encoding LOW QUALITY PROTEIN: cytochrome P450 6a2-like (The sequence of the model RefSeq protein was modified relative to this genomic sequence to represent the inferred CDS: substituted 1 base at 1 genomic stop codon), which codes for MASYFEILLSITVILIACYYYAVSNFDFWKKRGVVGPTPIPFFGNTKNLMFAKMSIRHYIKTTYDQYKNEPMIGFYLMKEPSLILNDPELIKHVLIRDFSNFADRGAVAHEKTEPLSPHLFNLEAERWRALRKRLSPVFTSGKLKEMFYLIIECSQHLEKYLAKEVEKGEPLECRELTARFTTDVIGSCVFGIEMNALADERSEFRQMGRDFFDTXSFENVSRNKMKEFFPKLYDFLGYIVPERRLSSFFTKAVTDIIKYRQENDIVRPDFINMLMDLKAHPEELNTIELTDFLLTAQAFLLFLTGFETSSTTISNALYELAVNQQIQNKLRQEIMEYCSKDKGELKYETVKEMEYLDKVFKETLRMYPPESLLIRSAISNYTFDGTKVSIPKGTTIWIPVFGFQRNSDIYPNPDSFDPERFNEDAVAARHPMHYLPFGDGSRKCIGARFANYQTKIGLITILRNYKVDVCENTRIPYEFDLAAFLLTPKEGIYLKFTKVQG